DNA from Halorarum salinum:
CCCACGCGAAGAGGCCGCGGAGGTCCTCGCCGACCGCCTCGATGTCGTGGTTCTTCTCGGCGGTCCGGAGCTGGGTGTAGGAGGGTCGGCCGGCCTGGTTCTCGGCGATCCACTCGCGGGCGAACGTCCCGTCCTGGACGCCCTCGAGGATCTCGTCCATCCGCTCGCGGACCGCGTCGTCGACCACGTCGTCGCCGCGGGTGAGCCCGCCGTACTCGGCCGTGTCCGAGACCGAGTCCCACATGGCGCCGATGCCGCCCTCGTACATCAGGTCGACGATGAGCTTCATCTCGTTCAAGCACTCGAAGTACGCCATCTCGCGGGAGTAGCCGGCGTCGACGAGCGTCTCGTAGCCCGCCTTCACGAGCGCCGAGATGCCGCCGCACAGCACGGCCTGCTCGCCGAACAGGTCCGTCTCGGTCTCCTCGCGGAACGAGGTCTCGACGACGCCCGCGTCCGTGCAGCCGATGGCGTGTGCGTACGCCAGCGCCTCTGCCTTCGCGTCGCCGGTCGCGTCCTGGTACACGGCGAGCAGGCCGGGCGTCCCCTCGCCGTTCTCGTAGTTCCGGCGGACGAGGTGGCCCGGCGACTTGGGCGCGATCATCGTCACGTCGACGTCCTCGGGCGGCTGGATCTGGTTGTAGTGGATGTTGAACCCGTGGGCGAACTGGAGCGTGTCGCCCGCGTCCAGCTCCTCGCGGACGTCCTCGAACACGTCCGGCTGGACGGTGTCGGGGACGAGCATCGAGACGACGTCGGCCTCCGCGGCGGCCTCGACGGGCGTCGCCACCCGGAGGCCGTCGTCCTCGGCGGCCCCCCACGAGGAGGAGTCCTCGCGGAGGCCGACGATCACGTCCACTCCGCTGTCCGCGAGGTTCTGCGCGTGGGCGTGGCCCTGGCTGCCGTAGCCGAGCACGGCCACGGTCTTGTCGTCGATGTAGTCGCGGTTCGCGTCGTCGTCGTAGTATACGGGGCTCTCGAAGGTGTCGGTGTCAGTCATCGTAGTTGGGTGTGGTCTGGTCCGTCGCGTCGCCGTCGGCGCTCGTGCCGTCGGCCGCGGCGTCGTCCGTTGCCGCCGAGTGGCCCGGCTCCTCGCCGGGCGTCGTCGGGGAGTCGCCGCGTTCGAGCGCGGTCTGGCCGGTCCGGGCGATCTCGATGATGCCGAACTGCCGGAACGCGTCGACCGCGTCGTCGATCTTCCGCTCGTCGCCCGTGATCTGGACGGTGATGGTTCGCGGCCCGGCGTCGAGCGTCCGGCCCTCGTACATCTCGGTGATGGCGTGGACCTTGTCCGGCTCGGAGCCGCGGACCTTCAGCAGCACCAGCTCCGCGCGCACCGCGTCGGACCCGAGTTCGCCGACGGCGATGACGGGCGTGAGCTTCATGAGCTGCTTTTTCGCCTGGTCGATGCCGGGGTCCGTCTCCTCGACGACCAGCGTGATGCGGGCGTGGCCCTCGACGGTCGTCGGGCCGACCGTGAGGCTCTCGATGTTGAACTGGCGCCGGGAGAACAGCCCGGAGACGCGCGAGAGCACGCCCGGTTCGTGTTCGACCAGCGCCGAGATGACGGCGGTCCGTCGGGGCCGTGCCGCCTCGGCGTCCGGGTCGACTCGGATTCCCTCCGCGTTGCGCCGGGCGGTCGGCTGCGGTCGCTCGTCCGGGCGGGGGCCGGCCATGCCGCGCTCGGGCACCGCGGTGTCGGCGCCGGTCGGCGTGGCGTGTTCGGCCGCGGGCGCGTCCGCGGGGTGGGCGTCGAACTCGGCGGGCTCCGGGCCGGACTCGTCCGCGCTCCCGCCGGCGGTCCCGGGGTCGGCGTCGCTCATAGCTGGTCCCCCGTGAGCGCGAACTCGCCGTTCGCGCCGCCGCTGGCCACCATCGGGTAGACGTCCTCGCGCGGGTCGACGTGAACGTCGACGACCGAGGGGCCGTCGTAGGCGAGCGACTCGCGCACGACGCCGGCGACCTCGTCGTACTCGTCGACGCGGAAGCCGCGGGCGCCGAACGCCTCGGCAAGCTTGTCGAACTCCGGCATCCAGTCGTACTCGGAGGCCATGTGTCGCCCCTCGAAGAAGGCGTCCTGCCACTGGCGCACCATCCCGATGTACTCGTTGTTGAGCACGACCACCGTGATGTCGAGGTTCTCCCGGACCGCCACGGACAGCTCCTGGATCGTCATCAGGAACGAGCCGTCGCCGTCGAAGCAGATCACCTCGCGGTCGTCCTCGGCGGCCAGCCGCGCGCCGATGGCGCCCGGCAGGCCGTAGCCCATCGTCCCGAGGCCGTGCGAGGAGACGAACGTCCGCGGCTCGGTGTAGGTCCAGTACTGGGCGGCCCACATCTGGTGCTGGCCGACGCCGGTCGTCACGATGGCGTCGTCGCCGGTCGCGGCGTCGTACGCCTCGACGACGAACTGCGGCTTGACCGGCTCGTCCGGGTCGACCGCGTAGTCCATCGGGTACTCCTCGCGCCAGTCGGCGCACTGCTCGCACCACTCGCGGGCCGCCGGCGAGCGCTCCATCGCGGCGTCGATCTGGCCCAGGACCGTCCCGGCGTCGCCAACGACCGGGTAGTCGGCCTCGATGTTCTTGGAGATCTCCGCCGGGTCGATGTCGACGTGGACGACCTCGGCCCCCGGGGCGAACGTCTCGACGCCGCCGGTCAGCCGGTCGTCGAACCGCGTCCCGACCGCGATCAGGCAGTCGGTGTGGCTGATCGCCATGTTGGCGTAGCCGGTGCCGTGCATGCCCGCCCACGAGAGACACAGCTCGTCGTCCTCGGGGAACGAGCCGATGCCCGGCATCGTCGTCACGACCGGGACCTCGTGCTCGCGGGCGAACGCGCGCGCCTCGGCCGTCGCGTTCCCCTTGATGACGCCGCCGCCGAACAGGCAGAGCGGCTTCTCGGCGCGCTCGATGGCGCGGGCGGCCGCCTCCACCGACTCGGCGTCGGCCTCGGGGTCGGGGACCGACCGCTCGGGCGGCGTCGGCGCCGCCGGCGCCCGGTCGGTCTCGCCGAAGGAGACGTCCTTCGGCAGGTCGACGAGCGTCGGCCCGGGCCGGCCGGTCCCAGCGAGCGCGAACGCCTCGCCGACGACGTCGCCGACGGTCGTCGAGTCGCTCGCGAAGTAGTTGTGCTTCGTGATGGGCGCGGTGACGCCGGTGGTGTCGGTCTCCTGGAACGCGTCGGAGCCGACCATGTGGCTCGGCACCTGTCCGGTCAGCGCGAGCATCGCGTCCGAGTCCATCGAGGCGTCGGCGATGCCGGTGACGAGGTTCGTCGCGCCCGGGCCCGAGGTGGCGAGACAGACGCCGGGCGTGCCGGCGACGACGCCGTAGGCGTCGGCGGCGTGGGCCGCCCCCTGCTCGTGGGCCATGGTCACGTGGTCGATGCTCGAGCCGTACAGCGCGTCGTAGACGGGCATGATGGCGCCCCCCTGGACGCCGAAGGCCGTCTGGACGTCGGCCGATTCGAGGGCGGCGACGACGGCCGCGGCGCCGTTCTCCGGCGTCGCCGCGGCCGCGACCGCTCCGTCGGGCGTTCGGGCTCCGTCGGCCGGCTCCGCCCCGTCGGCGGCGTCCGCCTCGTCCGCCTCGTCCGGGTCGGCCGGGTCGGCCGTCGGGTTCGCTGATTCGCTCATGTGCTGTCTCCTGTCGGGTGTCGTGTCATCTGCTGGTCGGGTGTCGGATCGCGTCCCGCGTCGACGGACGGGTCGGCCGCCGTCGCGGCGTCCGTCGTCGCGTCGCCTGTCGGTCGGCGGTACGGTCGAACTGGGTCGTGAGAACGGTGAGTGATAGGGGTGGCTAGACCCCTACAATGATCGCGAGGGCGGCCGCTACGCCGGGAGCGCGGGCGTGAGCGACGGGCGCCGTCTTCATCTCGACCGTTCCTATCGCTCCGGGGGCTAAAACCTTGTCCCGTTCGGCAATCGTTGCCCGGGCGCTCCGGGCCCCGGCCCGCCGATCGGGGGTTCACCCGCGGCTGACCGCGGGGGTCCGACGCGGGCGGGGACATCAGACCGTCGCCCCCCGTTCCTCCTCGCGCTCGTCACCCTCGGACTCGCCGGCCTCGACGCCGACGTCGTGGGCGAACCGCCGCACGTCGTCCATCGTGACGCGCGCGTCCGCGCCGTGGTCCTTCACCCGCCGGGTGACCTCGCGGACCTGCGACTCGGTCGGGTCGAAGCCGTCCTCGCGCAGGCGCTGGCGGACCGAGTGGGTGCCCGTGTGCTTGCCCATCACGAACTCCCGTCGGGCGCCGACCATCTCGGGGGTCATCACGCCCGGTTCGAACGTGTCGCTGTTCTCGATGACGCCGGCGGCGTGGATGCCGCTCTCGTGTGAGAACGCGTTCCGCCCGACGACCGGCTTGTTCGCCGGCACCGGCATGTCGCTCGCGCCCTCGACGAGCCGCGACAGCTCGGTGATCCGCCCGGTGTCGATTCCGGTGTCGGCGCCGTACACCGACTCGGCGGCCATCACGACCTCCTCGAGGGCGGCGTTGCCGGCGCGCTCGCCGATGCCGTTCACCGACACCTGCGTCTGGGCCGCGCCCGCCTCGACGCCGGCCAGCGCGTTCGCGGCGGCCAGGCCGAAGTCGTCGTGGGTGTGGACGTCCACGCGCCCGTCCGTGTGCGCGCACACGACCT
Protein-coding regions in this window:
- the ilvC gene encoding ketol-acid reductoisomerase, giving the protein MTDTDTFESPVYYDDDANRDYIDDKTVAVLGYGSQGHAHAQNLADSGVDVIVGLREDSSSWGAAEDDGLRVATPVEAAAEADVVSMLVPDTVQPDVFEDVREELDAGDTLQFAHGFNIHYNQIQPPEDVDVTMIAPKSPGHLVRRNYENGEGTPGLLAVYQDATGDAKAEALAYAHAIGCTDAGVVETSFREETETDLFGEQAVLCGGISALVKAGYETLVDAGYSREMAYFECLNEMKLIVDLMYEGGIGAMWDSVSDTAEYGGLTRGDDVVDDAVRERMDEILEGVQDGTFAREWIAENQAGRPSYTQLRTAEKNHDIEAVGEDLRGLFAWDDGTESEEQEAEEASRVGMRE
- the ilvN gene encoding acetolactate synthase small subunit; translated protein: MAGPRPDERPQPTARRNAEGIRVDPDAEAARPRRTAVISALVEHEPGVLSRVSGLFSRRQFNIESLTVGPTTVEGHARITLVVEETDPGIDQAKKQLMKLTPVIAVGELGSDAVRAELVLLKVRGSEPDKVHAITEMYEGRTLDAGPRTITVQITGDERKIDDAVDAFRQFGIIEIARTGQTALERGDSPTTPGEEPGHSAATDDAAADGTSADGDATDQTTPNYDD
- the ilvB gene encoding biosynthetic-type acetolactate synthase large subunit: MSESANPTADPADPDEADEADAADGAEPADGARTPDGAVAAAATPENGAAAVVAALESADVQTAFGVQGGAIMPVYDALYGSSIDHVTMAHEQGAAHAADAYGVVAGTPGVCLATSGPGATNLVTGIADASMDSDAMLALTGQVPSHMVGSDAFQETDTTGVTAPITKHNYFASDSTTVGDVVGEAFALAGTGRPGPTLVDLPKDVSFGETDRAPAAPTPPERSVPDPEADAESVEAAARAIERAEKPLCLFGGGVIKGNATAEARAFAREHEVPVVTTMPGIGSFPEDDELCLSWAGMHGTGYANMAISHTDCLIAVGTRFDDRLTGGVETFAPGAEVVHVDIDPAEISKNIEADYPVVGDAGTVLGQIDAAMERSPAAREWCEQCADWREEYPMDYAVDPDEPVKPQFVVEAYDAATGDDAIVTTGVGQHQMWAAQYWTYTEPRTFVSSHGLGTMGYGLPGAIGARLAAEDDREVICFDGDGSFLMTIQELSVAVRENLDITVVVLNNEYIGMVRQWQDAFFEGRHMASEYDWMPEFDKLAEAFGARGFRVDEYDEVAGVVRESLAYDGPSVVDVHVDPREDVYPMVASGGANGEFALTGDQL